Below is a genomic region from Rhizobium sp. 9140.
CGGATCCTTCATGGAAGGCTTCGACTTTGCGGTGCGCACCTTGCATGCTCTCGGTGTAAAGCCCGGGCAGCGCATTCTCGAGATCGGCACCGGCAGCGGCTTCACGGCGGCCGTCATGGGTCGGATCGCCGAGCGCGTCTTGAGCTACGAGCGCTACAAGACGCTGGTGACCAATGCCCAGGCGAGCCTCGACAAGGCCGGCATCCGCAACGTCGTCGTGCGGCAGGCCGATGGCAGTGCCGGCTTGGTGGGAGAGGGGACCTTCGACCGTATTCTTGTGACCACGGCTTTCGACAGCCTGCCCCGCGTGTTCTCCGACCATCTCGTATCCGGCGGCATCCTGCTCGTGCCCATCATGGTCAGCGAAACCGAATGCCGCATGGTGCGCCTCACCCGGACGGGAAGCCGCTTCGATCGCGAGGATCTGTTCGAGGCGCCATACCTCCCGATCGTCCCCAAAATGGCGGCATTCCTCTAGAATCACGCAGTCTTCTCGTTGCATGACGAGCGGGGCCATCCGTATTCATTCGCAATGTCTGCAACAGTCTTCTGGCAATTCAACGGGTTAACGCAGCGTTAACGTGATCCAGTCTCGCGCAAGCCTTGGGATCTACCCCAGAGGCAGACCTCACAGAGCTTTGCAGAGGTGCAGGCTCCGGAGGCGTTGAGGCGCAAGGAGCGTATCCATGCAGATTGCAGACAAGACGATCACCGCGACCAATGATACCGGCCAGCGCAATGTGCGTCCGCAGGTCCTAGTTCGGCCGGATGCGGGCAGCCGTGAAGCCTCGGTCCCCCCGGTCGTCATCGGCGGCAATTACGATCCGTCCTCGCGCGTCTCCCTTTCTGCTGAAACCTTGCTCTTCCTCTCTCGAACGCGGCGTGCCCAGGAAAAATACCCGCCGCTGACGCGCGACGAATGGAATAACAAGCTTTCGCCGCAACTGGCCGCCCGCGAATACCAGGCCTTCGGAAAGTACGGGGAAACCGGCGACTACAAGGCCTATTACCGCGGCTTCATCGACTATTACGACAACCTGCGTCCGGACGATCAGCACAGCCTTCGCTATTTCGGCACCCGCGACGCCGCTGTCGCCGGGCTGCGCTCCACGGAATACGAGGATGAGTCCGGACTCGACGCGGCAGGTGGTTTCCAGACGCTGGTCGACGTGCTTTTGGACGGTGAGAAGCCCACGGCGTCGGATCAAGCCGGCGATGCGCCGGGCGTGATGATCACGGGCGACATGTTCGGTTGGGACAGTGGCTCTGTCTCCTACGAGGACGTCACCGAAAGCCGCGCCGAACATTCCGAGATCGAGCGCTTCTACCGAGAAAGCTTTTGATCCTTCTGTGGATTCCGACGATCGTGATGGGCACGCACACGGTGAAAACCACAAAGTATGACCGGGTCTTAACCCGCCGGTAACTCTAATACGCTTTAATAAACCTACATCGGGGCTATGTTCCAAGTAGGTAAGCGTCATGCGTTTGAGTGTATCGTCATCTGTTCATAAATCGGTCATCCGTCTGGGAGTGGCCGTTCTCCTGGCGAGCGCGGCGAGTGGCTGCAGTTCGGACTCGTCCCGGTTCGGAGGGCTGTTTTCCCGCTCATCCGACCTGACGACAAATTCCATTCCGAGCGCTTCCGTGCCGGTTCCGCGTGGAGATATCGACGGAAGCGGCAACATGCCGCCGATGTCGAACACACGCCAGGCGGCGGTCAGTCAGTCTTTCCCGGATCCGGTCAACGCGACGCCGGTTTCCCGCACACGCGTCGTCTCGACGCCGATGAACGTTCAGCGAACGACCCTTGCTGAACCAACCCCCGAGCCGACCCGTCGTCCGAGCGCTCAGCCCTTCCCGTCTGAAACGTCGTCCGCACAGCGCGGCGCGCCGGCATTGGCGACGCCCGATCCAGTGAATACCGCGACCGTTCGCTCCTCCAGCGGCTGGTCTACCGTCAACGCTCCGGCTGTGCTGATGCGTCAGGGCGATACGACGGCATCGCTGGCAACCCGTTTCGGCGTGCCGGAAAAGGAGATCCTGAAGGCCAACGGCCTGAAGCGCGGCTCCGACGCTGAGCCGGGTCAGCGCATTCTGATCCCCACCTACGGTGCGGCCGGTAGCGCTGCCAAGGCGTCGGCGTCACAGGCTGCGACGGCCCTCGATGTCGATAAGCAGAAGAACAAGCCGGTCCTGCCGGAAAACCGCGACGTCGCCATCTTGCCGACCCAGACGCAGAGCCGTGAAAAAGGCTCGACGGCGAACGGCACCACGGCCGGTAAGCAGCCGGTGGCCGGCGAAGGCGACAAGGCCGGAACGTACACGGTGAAGGCTGGCGATTCGCTGAACCGGATCGCAAAGGCCAATGGTGTCTCCGTCGATCAGCTGCGTGCTGAGAACGGCCTGACGAATGGCGCTATCCGTGTCGGCCAGGCTCTGAAGCTGCCGAAGACGACCTCGGTTGCCCGCAATACGGCTCAGCCCGGTACCGACGATGTCACCACGGCATCGGTCGCCCCGAAGGTTACAGCCCCGAAGATCGAGCCGAAGACGGCAAAGGTCGAGCAGGCCAAGGCAGATGCTTCCAAGCCGACGGAGTACACCCCGGCCGTTGCCAAGCAGTCGGTCAATGAAGTCGCCGCCAAGGACGATGGTTCCGATGCGCCGAAGGCAACGGGCATCAGCAAGTATCGCTGGCCGGTGCGCGGTGCGGTCGTGGCCGGCTACGGCGCCAATGTCGAGGGCAACCGCAATGACGGCATCAACATTTCGGTGCCCGAGGGAACCCCGATCAAGGCAGCCGAAAACGGCGTGGTCATCTACTCCGGCAGCAGCCTGAAAGAGCTCGGGAACGCGGTTCTCGTGCGCCACGACGACGGCACGGTCACCGTCTATGGTAATGCTTCCGAACTGAAAGTGCAGCGCGGCCAGAAAATCCAGCGCGGCCAGACACTCGCTGCGTCGGGCATGAGCGGCACCGCGACCCAGCCGCAGGTGCACTTCGAAGTCCGCAAGAACGCAACAGCGGTCAACCCGGCGACCTATCTCGAATAGGCTCCGCCGTTCCACGGACTGAAAACAAAGAAATCCCCGGCTTGCCGGGGATTTTGCATATCAGGACTTGTGTCGCTTACTGCGCTGATGAGCCAATGTCGGTATCCGTAATCCGCGTGCGCGTGCTGCCCGCGAGATCCTGAATGAACTGCCAGGCCACACGACCGGACCGGCCGCCGCGCGTCGTACTCCATTCGAGCGCCTGCGCATGCAACTCTTCCCTGGAGATTGCGATGGCGAAATGCCGGGCGTAGGCGTCGATCATGGCGAGATAGTCCTCCTGGCTACATTTGTAGAAGCCGAGCCAAAGGCCGAATCGATCCGACAAGGAGACTTTTTCCTCCACCGCTTCCGAAGGATTGATCGCGGTCGAGCGCTCGTTCTCCATCATATCGCGGGGCAGCAGGTGGCGGCGGTTCGAAGTTGCGTAGAGAAGCACATTGCCCGGACGCCCTTCGATGCCGCCGTCCAGCACGGCTTTCAGCGATTTGTATGAGGTGTCGTCATGATCGAACGACAGGTCATCGCAAAAGACGATGAAGGGAATGGATGCCGCCTTCAGGATTTCCATAAGCTGCGGCAGGGTGGCGATATCCTCGCGATGCACCTCGACCAGCTTGAGCGGAACGCCCGTCCGAAGTATGACGGCGGCGTGCACGGACTTCACAAGCGATGACTTGCCCATGCCCCGAGCGCCCCAGAGAAGCACGTTGTTCGCTGGAAAACCTTCTGCAAAGCGCAGTGTGTTGTCGAGAAGGATATCGCGCACATGATCGACGCTCTGGATGAGGGAGAGATCGATCCGGTTCGGCCGCGCGACCGGCTGCAGATAAGCCCGCGCAGGCGCCCAGACGAAACATTCCGCCGCGTCGAGATCGTTCACCGCAGGTGCGGGGCCGGCAATGCGCTCCACTGCCGCAGACAGTCGGCGAACCTCGTCCATCAGCCGTTCGAGTGTCGCTTCGCTCATGTCGGTCTCCTCCGGTCCGCTGTGCCCCGAGGTGCGACTGCACCTCATCCGGCTGCGCTAACACGCGTCTTGATCTGGGGAAAGGTCACTTGCCGGCCGAAAAGTCCTTCTGCGCCGGGATAAACTATGCGAGAGGCAGGGTTCGGCGCGTTGCAATCGCAGCGGCCATTCTTATAGTGCGGCCATTCCGCGAAAGGGCGTTCCGCCCATCCGGCCGCAATTGTTGTTATTTGAGGAGTGATCGATGTTCGTTACGGAAGCTTTCGCGCAGACGCCAGGTGCAACCGGCGCCGGCAGCGCGGACATTCTCATGTCCATCCTGCCGTTCCTGCTGATCTTCGTCGTGATGTACTTTTTGATCATCCGTCCGCAGCGCACGGCGCTGAAGCGTCGTGAGGAACTGCTGAAGAACATCCGCCGTGGCGATCAGGTCGTCACCGGCGGCGGCATCGTCGGCAAGGTCACGAAGGTCATCGACGACGGTGAACTCGAAGTGGAAATTGCTGACGGCATCAAGATTCGTGTGGTACGCAGTGGTGTGACCGAAGTCCGCGTCAAGGGCGAACCCGTCAAGGAATAACGGGCCGCTGCGGCGAAGACGACGATCCGATCGATCCACTGCGAAGCGCCGGGAGCGTCATGCCGCAAACCTCACGCTGGGGAACTGTCCTCGTCTGGCTCGTCGTTCTCGCGAGTCTCGTCGTGGCCCTGCCGAACGTGCTGCCACGTTCGCTTCTCGTTAGCCTGCCGGACTGGCTTCCAGCCCGCCAGGTTGCGCTCGGGCTCGATCTTTCCGGCGGCTCGCGCATCGTTCTCAAGGTCGAGCGCGACGATGTGGCCAGGACCCGGCTGCAGGCCGCGACGGACGCCGTCGCGGCGCAGTTGCGCAATGCCAACCTCGCCTATACCGACCTTTCTGGCACCGGCGAGGAAGTTACCTTCTCTCTTCAGGATGCCGCCCGGGCGGCGAACCTGCCGCAGGTTCTGGCACCGTTGACTGGCGCGGTCGATCGCGGTCGTGGCGGCAAGGCCGTCAGCGAGCTGCGTTTCGTCGGCACCACCGATGGCCAGTCGCGGCTGGCCCTGACGCCGGAAGGCATCGATGCGCGTCTCGCCGACGCGGTTGCCGATAGCATTGGCGTTCTGGAGCGGCGCCTCGTGGAGCTGGGCGTGGTTGCGCCGCGGCTGGGGCGCCAGGGTGCCGACCGGATCGTGGTGCAGGTTCCCGGGCTCTATGATTCCGAGCAGTTGAAGACCGTTCTGGGGCAGGGCGGCGCGTTCTCGTTCCGCATCGTCGATATGTCCACGACGGCCGAACAGGCCGTGACGGGTTCGCCGCCTGCCGGCTCCGAGGTTCTCTATTCGGCAGAAGATCCACCGGTTGCCACGCTCGTACGGCGCCAGCCGGCGGTAACGACCGCCGATATCGCGGATGCCACAGCCACGACGGACACGCAGAATGGCGTTCCGGTGGTCGATCTGGTCTTTACCGAAGACGGTGCACGTCGGTTTGCCGAGGCGACCAAGGCGGTTGCCGGTACCACCATGGCCGTCGTTCTCGATGGCTCGGTCATTGCCACCCCTCTCATTCGCGACGCCGTTACCGACGGCCGCATCCGGGTCGTTGCCGACATGACGCCGGAGGGGGCGCAGGATCTCGCGCTTGTTCTGCGCGCCGGCGCCCTGCCGGCCTCGATCTCCGTTGCCGAGGAGCGCACCATCGGCGCTGGCCGCGGCTCCGACAGCATCGAGTCCATGCTCATCGCCGGCGCCATCGGCACGGTCATCATCATTGCCTTCATGGTCGGCTTCTACGGACGCTTCGGTGTCGTTGCCAGCATTGCCGTCGTCCTCAACGTCGTGATGATCGTTGCCGTCCTCACCGCAACCGGCCTGCCGCTGACGCTTCCCGGACTCGCCGGCATCGTGCTGACGGTCGGTATGGCGGTGGATTCCAACGTGCTGATCTTCGAGCGGTTTCGAGAAGAGGCGGCCGCCGGCCGTGATTTCCGCCAGGCAATCCAACTCGGTTTCGCCCGCGCCTTCGGCGCCATCGTGGATGCCAATATCACCACGCTGATCGCCGCGATCATTCTTCTCTATCTCGGCAGCGGCTCCATTCGCGGCTTCGCCGTCACGCTCGCCATCGGTATCGTCACGACGCTCTTCACCGCTTTTACGCTCACCCGCGTGATGCTGGAGGCGTGGCAGCGTCGGCGTCCGCGAAAGCGTTTGCCGCGCGGCATCAAGACCGCGATGTTCGATCACCTCTCGTTCCGCTTCATGGCGGCGCGCCGTTACGTCTTCTCCGTCACGGCTGCGCTGTCGATCCTCACCGTCGTGCTGTTCGGCCTGTTCGGCATCAATCTCGGTATCGATTTCTCCGGCGGTTCGGTCATCGAGGTTCAGGCCCGCGAGGGCAATGCGAATATCGGGGAAATCCGCGCACGGCTCGACCAGCTCAATCTCGGCGACATTTCGGTCGAGACTTATGGTTCGCCACGCGATGCCGTCATCCGCGTGCAGTCGCGCGATGGCGGAGAGAATGCCGAGCAGACCGCGGTCATTCTGATCCGCGACGAGTTGGACAGTACCTACGAGCTTCGCCGGGTCGAGGTCGTCGGTCCGACGGTGTCAGAAACCCTGACCCGTTCCGCCACCATCGGCGTCGCCATCTCATTGCTTGGTATCCTTCTCTACATCTGGGCGCGATATGAGTGGCAGTTCGCGGCCGGCGCCATCGTCGCGACGCTGCATGACGTCATCCTGACGATGGGACTTTTTGTCGTCACCGGCATGGAGTTCAACCTCACCAGCGTGGCGGCGCTTCTGACCATTGTCGGCTATTCGCTGAACGACACCGTTATCGTCTATGATCGCATTCGCGAGAATCTCAATCGCTTCCCGCGCATGCCCCTGCCGATCCTGATCGATACCGCCATCAACCAGACGCTGTCGCGCACCGTGCTGACGGGCGCAACGACGCTTCTGGCTCTGGCGGCGCTCAGCCTCTTCGGCAGCGATACGATACGGCCGTTTGCCGTCGTCCTAATGTTCGGGGTGGCCGTGGCGACCTTCTCCTCCATCTATGTCGCTGGGCCGGTGCTCATCCTCTTCCGGCTGAAGCGTGCCCGCGCCCGGGCGCGCGACATGCAGGGAGCAGCGTGATGCGCCGACCGATTGAAGTTCGCAATGCCCATTTTCCCGGCCGCGCGCCGATCGATGCCTATGGCAATGGCGGTTTCCGCTTTGCCGGCATGTCGCATCGCGGCTCGCTCTTGCTGCTTCCCTCGGGAATCTATGGGTGGGAGAAGCAAGAAGGCGAGCCACTGACCGCTGCTGATTTCGATCGCGTGATCGCCGAGGCTGGCGACATCGAGGTTATCCTTGTCGGAACCGGCGCCAACATCCGGCCGCTTTCGGGAGACGTGAAAACGGCCTTTCGCAGTCGATCCATCTCATCGGATCCGATGAGCACGGGTGCAGCGGTTCGGACCTACAACATCATGCTGGCCGAAGAGCGCAACGTCGCTGCCGCTCTCATTGCCGTTTGACGTGAACGATTCCCATGTCCGATACATCAACGCCTGACACCGCACCCGGCACGCCCGATTTTTCAGCAAGCCTCGCCGCACTCCGCGAAAGCGATCGCGACCGCTATCTCGCCTGTCTGCTTGCGCCCCCGGAAAAACAGGGGCCGCTAGCTGCACTCTACGCGTTCCACGCTGAGATCGCCCGGGTCCGCGATGTCGTGCGCGAGCCGCTTCCCGGCGAAATTCGTCTGCAATGGTGGCGCGATGCGCTGGAGGATACGACCGGCGCCAAAGCGGATGGCAATCCGCTCGCCGAAGCCCTGCTGCACACCATCCGCGACGCACATTTGCCAATCGGCGTACTGCTCGACATGATCGACGCCCGCGTATTCGATCTTTACGACGACCCGATGGAGAGCCGGAGCGCACTGGAAGGCTATGCCGGCGAAACTGCCTCGGCCATGATCCAGCTTGCCTGCCTCATCCTTGATCCGGAAGCGGCGCGCGGCTTGGCTGATGCGGCCGGCCATGCGGGCGTCGCTCAGACGATTGCCGGGCTCCTGATGCTCGCACCCATTCACCGACAGCGCGGCCAGGTCTATTTCCCGGCCGACCTCCTGACAGCCACCGGGCTCGACCGGACATCCTTCCTGAATGGTGCGGATCGTGCGGCCGTCACACGGGCGGTACAGGCTCTGGCCGGTCTCGGACGGGAGCACCTCGGCAAGGCGCGGGCGGCATTGCCGTCCATCTCGCGGCAGAATCGGCCCGCCTTTGCGACGGTGGCGCTCGCCGAGAAGGTTTTCGTGCGTGCGGAGACGGCGGGCGCTGATATTTTCGACCATTCCATCGTTCCACCGCAATGGCGGCGGCAATGGTGGATGTGGCGCGCAGCCCAAAGCGGTCGCTGGTAGCCTGCGGCACATTCGCGCAAGCCACGCGCGCTACAGAAATTCTCGATCGGGTTGCCGGAGATTGCCTGCGGTGTGCGGCAAGCGATAACGGCGGCATCAACATCGGGGTGAGGCCGGTTCGTGTTACGTTTGTCCGGAGAATGGAAAGACGCGATGATATCCTGGTTTGCCATCGTCGCATCGCTGTTTGCAGCGGCCTACATCTACCAGCGCATGAAGCGGCAGGAAGCCGAGGATCTGTCGGTACCGGACGAGGGGCAGGCCATTCTCGATTTCGGCCGCGCCTTCCCCGATGAGGCGATCCGGGCTATCCATCCCACAGCCGACGGCCATGCCTTCTTCGTGAGGCTGCATGACGGCAAGGCGGGCATCGTGCTGTCGCAGGGGCGGCACTACCTCTGTCACCTGATCGTTCCCGGCAAGGTACGGATTACCCATGCCCAAAGCGGCCGCGGCCTCGCTTTGTCGTTCAACGACACGGCGACGTTCGATGGAACCTACGAGTTTGCCAATGCCGAAACGGCCGCCGAGGTCTCTCTCTGGATCCTCGGCAGCTTCAGTTCCTGAACCGGACGGACAGGCCAGACTCAGGCGGACTTGAGCAGTCCTTTGTCCTCACCAAGCCAGGCGGCGCAATCCGCAAGGGCTCTGTTCGCGACAAGGCCCTTCTTGACGATCGCCTTGTCCTTGCCGCGAAAGCGCTTCACGCCCTCCGGCTTGACGATGGCGCCGGGATCGAGTGGCGGGAACAGACCGAAATTCACATTCATCGGCTGGAAGGAGCGCTTGCCTGGCTCTTCGTCCGAGACGATATGCCCGCCGGTGATGTGACCGAGAAGTGCGCCGAAGGCCGTGGTCGGCGGCGGTAGATGCGGAGCCTCTCCCTTGCGTTCGGCTGCCGCGAACCGACCGGCGAGAAGCCCGATGCTGGCGCTCTCCACATAGCCTTCGCAGCCGGTGATCTGACCTGCAAAACGCAAGCCAGAACGCGATTTCAGCGTCAGGGAATGATCGAGCAGGACGGGCGAGTTCAGATAGGTGTTGCGATGCAGGCCGCCGAGGCGCGCGAACTCAGCCCGCTCCAGGCCGGGAATCATACGGATGATGTCGGCCTGCGCGCCGTATTTCAGCTTCGTCTGGAACCCGACCATGTTGTAGAGCGTGCCGAGCGCGTTGTCCTGCCGAAGCTGCACGACGGCATAGGGCTTTACGGTCGGGTTGTGCGCATTGGTGAGGCCCATCGGCTTCATCGGACCATGGCGAAGCGTCTCGCGTCCGCGCTCCGCCATGACCTCGATCGGCAGGCAGCCGTCGAAATAGGGCGTTCCCTCCCATTCCTTGAAGCCGATCCGGTCGCCGGCGATCAGCGCATCCACGAACGCATTGTATTGCGCCTCGTCCATGGGGCAGTTGATGTAGTCCTTACCCGTGCCACCGGGACCGACTTTGTCGTAGCGCGACTGGAACCAGCAGACATCCATGTCGATCGTCTCGGTATGGATGATCGGCGCAATGGCGTCGAAGAAGGCAAGCGCGTCCGCGCCCGTCTGCGCCTGGATGGCCTCGGCGAGCGCCGGCGCGGTCAGGGGGCCGGTGGCGATGATGGCGAGATCCCAAGCCTCGGGCGGCAGCGCGGAGACTTCCTCCCGCGTCAGCTCGATAAGCGGATGGTCGCTGATCGCCTGCGTGACCGCCGCCGAGAAACCTTCGCGGTCGACCGCAAGCGCGCCGCCAGCCGGCACCTGATTGCGGTCGGCGCACGCCATGATCAGCGAGCCCGCAAGCCGCATCTCGGCATGCAGCACGCCGACGGCGTTGCTGGTGGCATCGTCGGAGCGGAAGGAGTTGGAGCAGACCAGCTCGGCAAGATGGTCCGTCTTGTGTGCCTCGGTTTCGCGCACGCCGCGCATCTCGTGCAGGATGACGGGAATACCGGACTGGGCGATCTGCCACGCGGCTTCACTGCCGGCCAGGCCGCCGCCGATGACATGAATGGGGGAGTAGGAGCTGTGCTTCGTCATGGCGCGTTCATAGAGCAAAACGGATCGGCCCGGAAGGGTGGGCACGTCGCGGTGCCGCATCTCTGCGCGCGCCCTTTACAAACGAAAGCGGCGCCCCGAAGAGCGCCGCTGGCATACAGTCTCGTAAATCCGCCGATTAACGGTAGGAGCGCGAGGCGATGTTACGAATGTCGAAACGCGTAATGCCGATGTCCGACAGGGCGTGGTTCGACAGGTTGCCGAGTTCGGCAACAGTGCGCCGGTAGTTGATCCAGCTCTTGGCGATGCGAATGGGGTTCATGGTCTTATCCTTCGGTATCATGGTGAGCGGCATGCATTTCAGCCATCTCGTTGACGCTGGTTATACGCCCATGGTTTGGGAAGGTGGAGTGCAAAGACTATGC
It encodes:
- a CDS encoding peptidoglycan DD-metalloendopeptidase family protein, yielding MRLSVSSSVHKSVIRLGVAVLLASAASGCSSDSSRFGGLFSRSSDLTTNSIPSASVPVPRGDIDGSGNMPPMSNTRQAAVSQSFPDPVNATPVSRTRVVSTPMNVQRTTLAEPTPEPTRRPSAQPFPSETSSAQRGAPALATPDPVNTATVRSSSGWSTVNAPAVLMRQGDTTASLATRFGVPEKEILKANGLKRGSDAEPGQRILIPTYGAAGSAAKASASQAATALDVDKQKNKPVLPENRDVAILPTQTQSREKGSTANGTTAGKQPVAGEGDKAGTYTVKAGDSLNRIAKANGVSVDQLRAENGLTNGAIRVGQALKLPKTTSVARNTAQPGTDDVTTASVAPKVTAPKIEPKTAKVEQAKADASKPTEYTPAVAKQSVNEVAAKDDGSDAPKATGISKYRWPVRGAVVAGYGANVEGNRNDGINISVPEGTPIKAAENGVVIYSGSSLKELGNAVLVRHDDGTVTVYGNASELKVQRGQKIQRGQTLAASGMSGTATQPQVHFEVRKNATAVNPATYLE
- a CDS encoding DUF1127 domain-containing protein; this encodes MNPIRIAKSWINYRRTVAELGNLSNHALSDIGITRFDIRNIASRSYR
- the trmFO gene encoding methylenetetrahydrofolate--tRNA-(uracil(54)-C(5))-methyltransferase (FADH(2)-oxidizing) TrmFO, translated to MTKHSSYSPIHVIGGGLAGSEAAWQIAQSGIPVILHEMRGVRETEAHKTDHLAELVCSNSFRSDDATSNAVGVLHAEMRLAGSLIMACADRNQVPAGGALAVDREGFSAAVTQAISDHPLIELTREEVSALPPEAWDLAIIATGPLTAPALAEAIQAQTGADALAFFDAIAPIIHTETIDMDVCWFQSRYDKVGPGGTGKDYINCPMDEAQYNAFVDALIAGDRIGFKEWEGTPYFDGCLPIEVMAERGRETLRHGPMKPMGLTNAHNPTVKPYAVVQLRQDNALGTLYNMVGFQTKLKYGAQADIIRMIPGLERAEFARLGGLHRNTYLNSPVLLDHSLTLKSRSGLRFAGQITGCEGYVESASIGLLAGRFAAAERKGEAPHLPPPTTAFGALLGHITGGHIVSDEEPGKRSFQPMNVNFGLFPPLDPGAIVKPEGVKRFRGKDKAIVKKGLVANRALADCAAWLGEDKGLLKSA
- a CDS encoding ATP-binding protein, which translates into the protein MSEATLERLMDEVRRLSAAVERIAGPAPAVNDLDAAECFVWAPARAYLQPVARPNRIDLSLIQSVDHVRDILLDNTLRFAEGFPANNVLLWGARGMGKSSLVKSVHAAVILRTGVPLKLVEVHREDIATLPQLMEILKAASIPFIVFCDDLSFDHDDTSYKSLKAVLDGGIEGRPGNVLLYATSNRRHLLPRDMMENERSTAINPSEAVEEKVSLSDRFGLWLGFYKCSQEDYLAMIDAYARHFAIAISREELHAQALEWSTTRGGRSGRVAWQFIQDLAGSTRTRITDTDIGSSAQ
- a CDS encoding Mth938-like domain-containing protein — translated: MRRPIEVRNAHFPGRAPIDAYGNGGFRFAGMSHRGSLLLLPSGIYGWEKQEGEPLTAADFDRVIAEAGDIEVILVGTGANIRPLSGDVKTAFRSRSISSDPMSTGAAVRTYNIMLAEERNVAAALIAV
- a CDS encoding biotin biosynthesis protein BioC — protein: MQIADKTITATNDTGQRNVRPQVLVRPDAGSREASVPPVVIGGNYDPSSRVSLSAETLLFLSRTRRAQEKYPPLTRDEWNNKLSPQLAAREYQAFGKYGETGDYKAYYRGFIDYYDNLRPDDQHSLRYFGTRDAAVAGLRSTEYEDESGLDAAGGFQTLVDVLLDGEKPTASDQAGDAPGVMITGDMFGWDSGSVSYEDVTESRAEHSEIERFYRESF
- a CDS encoding protein-L-isoaspartate(D-aspartate) O-methyltransferase, coding for MATRLLEQEGFAALVLRLRAEGITNKGLLNAVEETPRTLFAPAPYQKEALSSRIVPLDCGSFMEGFDFAVRTLHALGVKPGQRILEIGTGSGFTAAVMGRIAERVLSYERYKTLVTNAQASLDKAGIRNVVVRQADGSAGLVGEGTFDRILVTTAFDSLPRVFSDHLVSGGILLVPIMVSETECRMVRLTRTGSRFDREDLFEAPYLPIVPKMAAFL
- the secD gene encoding protein translocase subunit SecD gives rise to the protein MPQTSRWGTVLVWLVVLASLVVALPNVLPRSLLVSLPDWLPARQVALGLDLSGGSRIVLKVERDDVARTRLQAATDAVAAQLRNANLAYTDLSGTGEEVTFSLQDAARAANLPQVLAPLTGAVDRGRGGKAVSELRFVGTTDGQSRLALTPEGIDARLADAVADSIGVLERRLVELGVVAPRLGRQGADRIVVQVPGLYDSEQLKTVLGQGGAFSFRIVDMSTTAEQAVTGSPPAGSEVLYSAEDPPVATLVRRQPAVTTADIADATATTDTQNGVPVVDLVFTEDGARRFAEATKAVAGTTMAVVLDGSVIATPLIRDAVTDGRIRVVADMTPEGAQDLALVLRAGALPASISVAEERTIGAGRGSDSIESMLIAGAIGTVIIIAFMVGFYGRFGVVASIAVVLNVVMIVAVLTATGLPLTLPGLAGIVLTVGMAVDSNVLIFERFREEAAAGRDFRQAIQLGFARAFGAIVDANITTLIAAIILLYLGSGSIRGFAVTLAIGIVTTLFTAFTLTRVMLEAWQRRRPRKRLPRGIKTAMFDHLSFRFMAARRYVFSVTAALSILTVVLFGLFGINLGIDFSGGSVIEVQAREGNANIGEIRARLDQLNLGDISVETYGSPRDAVIRVQSRDGGENAEQTAVILIRDELDSTYELRRVEVVGPTVSETLTRSATIGVAISLLGILLYIWARYEWQFAAGAIVATLHDVILTMGLFVVTGMEFNLTSVAALLTIVGYSLNDTVIVYDRIRENLNRFPRMPLPILIDTAINQTLSRTVLTGATTLLALAALSLFGSDTIRPFAVVLMFGVAVATFSSIYVAGPVLILFRLKRARARARDMQGAA
- the yajC gene encoding preprotein translocase subunit YajC, whose translation is MFVTEAFAQTPGATGAGSADILMSILPFLLIFVVMYFLIIRPQRTALKRREELLKNIRRGDQVVTGGGIVGKVTKVIDDGELEVEIADGIKIRVVRSGVTEVRVKGEPVKE
- a CDS encoding phytoene/squalene synthase family protein, giving the protein MSDTSTPDTAPGTPDFSASLAALRESDRDRYLACLLAPPEKQGPLAALYAFHAEIARVRDVVREPLPGEIRLQWWRDALEDTTGAKADGNPLAEALLHTIRDAHLPIGVLLDMIDARVFDLYDDPMESRSALEGYAGETASAMIQLACLILDPEAARGLADAAGHAGVAQTIAGLLMLAPIHRQRGQVYFPADLLTATGLDRTSFLNGADRAAVTRAVQALAGLGREHLGKARAALPSISRQNRPAFATVALAEKVFVRAETAGADIFDHSIVPPQWRRQWWMWRAAQSGRW